In Rhodamnia argentea isolate NSW1041297 chromosome 4, ASM2092103v1, whole genome shotgun sequence, the following proteins share a genomic window:
- the LOC115740589 gene encoding hexokinase-1-like: MGKKAAIVACATVAAAAAGAAVVVVRRRRRRGVEEGWSESDGKWERAAVIVKELEEKCGTPVWKLRQVADAMVAEMHAGLASDGGSKLKMIISYVDSLPTGDEKGLYYALDLGGTNFRILRVHLGGKERGIIKREFEEVSIPPHLMTGSSNELFDFIATALAKFVATEGEDSRPFPGRQRELGFTFSFPVRQTSITSGTLIKWTKGFSIEDAVGEDVVSELNKAMERVGLDMRVAALVNDTIGTLAGGRYYNPDVVAAVILGTGTNAAYVERIHAIPKWHGPLPKSGEMVINTEWGNFQSSHLPLTEYDQTLDDESLNPGEQTYEKLISGMYLGEIVRIVLLRMAEESALFGDIIPPKLKIPFILRTPDMSTMHHDTSSDLTVVGEKLSYLLEISDTTLRMRKVVVNVCGIVATRGARLAAAGIFGILKKLGRDTVMDREKQRSAIALDGGLFEHYTKFRDCVEGTLRELLGPEVADNTVLVLSEDGSGIGAALLAASHSQYLQTE; this comes from the exons ATGGGCAAGAAGGCGGCTATTGTCGCGTGCGCCACCGTGGCGGCCGCGGCGGCGGGAGcagcggtggtggtggtgaggaggaggaggaggagaggagtgGAGGAAGGGTGGTCGGAGTCGGATGGGAAGTGGGAGAGGGCGGCGGTGATAGTGAAGGAGCTGGAGGAAAAGTGCGGGACCCCAGTCTGGAAGCTGAGGCAGGTGGCGGACGCGATGGTCGCCGAGATGCACGCCGGCCTCGCGTCCGACGGCGGCAGCAAGCTTAAGATGATCATCAGCTACGTCGATAGCCTCCCCACAGG GGATGAGAAAGGGTTATATTATGCCTTGGATCTTGGTGGCACAAATTTCCGCATCCTCCGTGTACATCTAGGGGGAAAGGAGAGAGGCATCATCAAACGAGAATTTGAAGAAGTTTCGATACCACCTCATTTGATGACCGGAAGTTCAAAT GAATTGTTTGATTTCATTGCCACGGCATTAGCGAAATTTGTTGCTACAGAAGGTGAAGATTCACGTCCTTTCCCTGGTAGACAGAGGGAGCTTGGTTTTACCTTCTCGTTTCCAGTTAGGCAAACATCGATCACATCCGGGACTCTAATTAAATGGACGAAAGGGTTCTCAATAGAAGATGCG GTTGGAGAAGATGTCGTCAGTGAATTAAATAAAGCTATGGAGAGAGTGGGCCTTGACATGCGTGTGGCCGCTTTG GTAAATGATACAATTGGAACATTGGCTGGAGGTAGATATTACAACCCGGATGTTGTTGCTGCTGTCATATTGGGTACTGGAACAAATGCTGCTTATGTCGAGCGGATACATGCCATTCCCAAGTGGCACGGTCCTCTGCCTAAATCAGGAGAAATG GTTATCAACACAGAATGGGGCAATTTCCAGTCCTCACACCTTCCACTGACAGAATATGATCAAACCCTGGATGACGAGAGTTTGAATCCAGGAGAGCAG ACTTATGAGAAGCTGATTTCTGGCATGTACCTTGGAGAAATTGTCCGGATAGTTTTGTTGAGAATGGCTGAGGAATCAGCACTTTTTGGTGATATCATTCCACCGAAGCTGAAAATTCCTTTCATATTAAG GACTCCTGACATGTCTACCATGCACCACGACACGTCTTCTGATCTTACAGTGGTGGGGGAAAAACTAAGCTATCTCTTGGAG ATATCTGACACCACCTTGAGAATGAGGAAAGTTGTAGTCAATGTGTGTGGCATAGTCGCCACACGAGGTGCTCGTCTTGCTGCTGCCGGGATATTTGGCATCCTAAAGAAGCTGGGAAGAGATACCGTTATGGACAGGGAGAAGCAGAGATCAGCTATAGCATTGGATGGAGGTCTGTTCGAGCACTACACCAAATTCCGGGACTGCGTGGAGGGCACTCTCAGGGAGTTGCTGGGACCTGAAGTTGCTGATAACACGGTGCTTGTGCTTTCGGAGGATGGCTCAGGCATTGGAGCTGCCCTTCTCGCGGCCTCTCATTCACAATACCTCCAGACAGAGTGA
- the LOC115740588 gene encoding receptor-like protein kinase 5 — MPTLASSPPRVRVFFPSFCIPCLVFLCFLPHVAESQIQEQEQQVLLRLKQSWHDPSSLAHWVASNSSSHCAWPEIACQEGLVTELNLANLNINYSIPAFICDLKNLTKLDVSNNNIPGEFPTALYSCSNLVYLDLSQNYFQGPIPSDIDLMADLQVLILAANSFSSDVPASVARLRRLRILHLYQSKYNGTYPEEIFSLASLEELRLGDNEKLKPSQLPRNFTALKKLRYFSMAQTNLYGGIPETVGDMEALEHLDLGENRLTGEIPGSIFALTNLTELYVYTTNVSGSIPQSVSAAKLSVIDLSDNDLTGNIPEDFRKLKNLSRLNLEFNQLSGGIPEGIGSLPALSDIRLSNNYLSGTIPPDFGKFSALRRFEVAFNNLTGALPEQLCHGGTLFGLAAMGNNLGGELPRSLGNCSTLSSARLNNNGFTGSVPGGLWMSPNLTTLILSGNGLTGNLPEELSPNLTRIEMSNNKFSGKIPSILSSWRNLVVFDASNNLLSGTVLAELTELPSLTTLLLDQNKLSGNLPTDIVSWNKLNTLNLSHNQLAGPIPSKIGLLPVLTQLDLSENQLSGLIPPEIGQLKLTLLNLSSNRLSGRIPDGLENAAYNSSFLNNLGLCASNSFMRLNVCKSQSGRSSKNSPANLALIVVLAIAAVIFILLAVVITIRAFRKKGDRFDSSPKLTPFQSLNFTESNVLSGLKEHNVIGSGGSGKVYRVIVNRSGDAVAVKRISNSRKLDEKLEKQFLAEVEILGNIRHLNIIKLLCCITCEDSKLVVYEYMENRSLDHWLHKTKRSSPVSGVANNMFLDWPTRLQIALGAAKGLCYMHNDCSPPIIHRDVKSSNILLDSEFNAKIADFGLARMLAKHGEAVTMTAVAGSFGYLAPEYAHTRRVNEKIDVYSFGVVLLELTTGREANDGTQDMCLADWAWHHVQDGKPISDAIDKEINKDLYLDEISNVFKLGIFCTATLPSTRPTMKEVLQVLLKRSDPRYDVEKKSRRKFDVAPLLGNSKDEEMLRGDYCALECNTH; from the exons ATGCCAACACTAGCCTCATCGCCTCCTCGGGTCCGCGTCTTCTTCCCCTCCTTCTGCATCCCCTGCCTCGTCTTCCTCTGCTTTCTCCCCCACGTTGCAGAGTCTCAGATCCAGGAGCAAGAGCAGCAGGTCCTGCTGAGGCTGAAGCAATCCTGGCACGACCCATCTTCCCTCGCCCACTGGGTCGCCTCCAATTCGTCCTCCCACTGCGCGTGGCCCGAGATCGCATGCCAGGAAGGCTTGGTCACCGAGCTCAATCTTGCCAACCTGAACATAAATTACTCGATCCCCGCGTTCATCTGCGACCTCAAGAATCTCACCAAGCTTGACGTCTCCAACAACAATATCCCTGGAGAGTTCCCCACAGCTCTCTACAGCTGTTCCAATCTCGTATACCTCGACCTGTCCCAGAATTACTTCCAAGGTCCTATTCCATCCGATATCGACCTAATGGCCGATCTTCAGGTCCTGATTCTCGCTGCCAATAGCTTCTCATCCGACGTCCCAGCGTCGGTCGCGAGGCTGCGGAGGCTGAGGATCCTTCACCTTTACCAGTCCAAGTATAACGGCACTTACCCTGAAGAGATTTTTAGCCTCGCTAGTCTTGAAGAACTGAGGCTTGGGGACAACGAAAAGTTGAAGCCGTCGCAGCTGCCACGGAACTTCACCGCCTTGAAGAAGCTGCGGTACTTCTCGATGGCGCAGACGAACCTGTACGGCGGAATCCCTGAGACGGTCGGCGATATGGAGGCTCTCGAGCACTTGGATTTGGGGGAGAATCGGTTGACCGGAGAAATCCCGGGTAGCATTTTCGCTCTGACGAACTTAACCGAGCTGTACGTGTACACGACCAATGTGTCCGGGTCGATCCCTCAGTCAGTGAGCGCGGCCAAACTGAGCGTGATCGATCTGTCAGATAATGATTTGACGGGGAACATACCTGAAGATTTCAGGAAGCTCAAGAATCTATCCAGGTTGAATTTAGAGTTCAATCAATTGTCCGGGGGAATCCCGGAAGGAATCGGGAGTCTTCCCGCTTTGAGCGACATCAGGCTGTCCAACAACTATTTGTCGGGCACCATCCCCCCGGACTTCGGCAAGTTTTCCGCACTCAGAAGATTTGAAGTAGCCTTCAACAACTTGACTGGCGCATTGCCAGAACAACTGTGCCACGGTGGCACGCTGTTCGGGTTGGCCGCTATGGGCAACAATCTCGGCGGGGAGTTGCCAAGGTCACTTGGAAATTGCAGTACTTTGTCCAGCGCGAGATTGAACAACAATGGATTCACCGGCAGTGTGCCTGGAGGACTCTGGATGTCACCGAACTTGACAACTTTGATCTTGAGTGGTAATGGATTAACTGGCAATCTTCCTGAGGAGTTGTCCCCGAACCTCACTCGGATCGAGATGAGCAACAACAAATTCTCTGGCAAGATACCTAGCATATTGTCATCCTGGAGGAACTTGGTGGTGTTTGATGCCAGTAACAACCTCCTCAGTGGCACTGTTCTGGCTGAATTAACCGAGCTTCCTTCTCTGACGACGCTTTTGCTAGATCAGAACAAGCTCTCTGGGAATCTTCCCACAGATATTGTTTCGTGGAACAAATTGAACACTCTGAATCTTAGTCACAACCAATTGGCGGGACCAATTCCTAGCAAAATCGGTCTTCTACCGGTACTCACGCAGTTGGACCTGTCTGAAAACCAATTGTCCGGCTTGATTCCTCCTGAAATCGGCCAGCTGAAGCTGACCCTTCTGAATTTATCCTCCAATCGCCTCAGCGGACGAATCCCAGACGGGTTAGAGAACGCCGCGTACAACTCCAGTTTCCTGAACAACCTGGGCCTCTGCGCATCCAATTCGTTCATGAGGCTCAATGTATGCAAATCCCAATCTGGTAGATCGAGCAAAAACTCGCCAGCAAATCTCGCCTTGATTGTGGTCTTGGCCATCGCTGCGGTGATATTCATTTTGTTGGCGGTGGTAATCACAATCAGAGCTTTCAGAAAGAAGGGAGACAGGTTTGATTCATCTCCAAAGCTAACCCCATTCCAAAGTTTGAATTTTACAGAATCGAATGTTCTGTCGGGATTGAAGGAGCATAATGTGATCGGAAGTGGCGGATCAGGAAAAGTATACAGAGTTATCGTGAATCGTTCTGGTGATGCAGTCGCGGTGAAAAGGATTTCAAATAGCCGAAAATTGGATGAGAAGCTGGAGAAGCAATTCTTAGCAGAAGTGGAGATACTTGGGAACATAAGGCATCTGAACATCATCAAATTGCTGTGCTGTATTACTTGTGAGGACTCGAAGCTCGTAGTGTACGAGTACATGGAAAATCGCAGCTTGGACCATTGGCTTCACAAGACGAAAAGATCGTCACCCGTCTCGGGTGTAGCCAACAATATGTTCTTGGATTGGCCCACAAGGTTGCAGATTGCGCTAGGAGCCGCTAAAGGACTTTGCTATATGCACAATGATTGTTCCCCGCCAATCATCCACCGAGACGTGAAATCAAGCAACATTCTCTTGGACTCCGAGTTCAATGCAAAAATTGCTGACTTTGGCCTTGCCAGGATGTTGGCCAAGCACGGAGAAGCCGTTACGATGACAGCTGTTGCCGGTTCTTTCGGCTACCTTGCACCAG AGTATGCTCATACAAGAAGAGTTAATGAGAAGATCGACGTTTATAGCTTTGGAGTCGTTCTCTTGGAACTGACAACCGGGAGGGAGGCTAACGATGGGACCCAAGACATGTGCCTTGCGGATTGGGCATGGCATCACGTCCAAGATGGCAAGCCGATATCTGATGCGATAGACAAGGAGATCAACAAGGACTTGTACCTTGATGAAATAAGCAATGTCTTTAAGCTTGGGATCTTCTGCACCGCGACGTTGCCTTCCACGAGGCCTACGATGAAGGAGGTACTGCAAGTGCTGCTCAAACGTAGCGATCCGCGTTATGATGTTGAGAAGAAATCCCGCCGCAAATTCGATGTCGCCCCCCTCCTCGGAAATTCTAAGGACGAGGAAATGCTGCGTGGCGATTACTGTGCTCTTGAGTGCAATACTCACTGA